One Mugil cephalus isolate CIBA_MC_2020 chromosome 22, CIBA_Mcephalus_1.1, whole genome shotgun sequence genomic window carries:
- the ppp1r3aa gene encoding uncharacterized protein ppp1r3aa — protein MEALHVRPLVVDGAAVDEEELGKGVERDEGGAEALSPSGSTTDEEANEDSEPEPPPVVRRKVSFADAFGLNLVSVKEFDNVEVTEPEHIRVDEREVTHSLEEYYMSCLFTVPSSPEELDHRVKTQMLELESIELLPGTTTLRGIVRVANLCYSKHVYARVTLDRWNSFFDLQAEYVPGSSDWKTDRFTFKYTLVPPFERDGTRVEFCLCYETSSGTFWANNQSMNYVLFCHQKGLMKEYGPQTPDENTGYKSKRSCLKANRNGSAEERTRETVSTATVASEATHKAERAERKTMDKPDVQSLINYEVRKPRVESIKSRHRATRLARVQDYFSQRRQQAPKAFAHDSADGQKVSQPMPAAWGPDSASVLFKGQKTQPDEAPKVLTYHEIPLLTLDWNNDRPQQCGAADADDIWTGRDKITLSHALQENAPSVNNMWDAFLNGAGDTNIKESSVWQAFQNGPSHGDHSGVPESEWLQSAASVSPSNDKELQTQYASSQEFGGFRVGAGAPAAVQAHTLAARQALSGTCETQLPNAALNTEDHERAEVCVSSPRDDNIETRDAPQRSQTNSVTDTPQEFSLKGAPPVSEDSADSSTECHRHAVREQEREGIIEVAEGIVGDEPFTWRTADLVTSSGESETTDMTAMPESQNASAGDRISQGARLAEGLSSSGEGEVTGTAHNAIDDMLAFRETIRQGTKDEARNAFSTSRAEGGITTHYAENKVSTEEEVFRPQETEECEISPRYADEIQREKAGLRQNSENPLQDGDESETRPAQSHADGADPKQTREEHFERNKIMATELNKDASSNKDTEVLDGHSWQHDDKQLNSSLPAGSTSAVLEVHDEQARPVQAGDEQCDEKREHSAPRQAEESMAMTSEIGEEEVLNETKEEISWSTDGISEEQHKVKPSTDTRPTVESKEVKMVFQSDYDTLRFCPTDKYNPNSLEIVEPRWIHSQTDMKGQKEAIGSETIPEEVRAKESVAKEDTSTERQPETSERIGEDMCQEDEDERVSIGELEIEAMRELMGNVESPWGERENTAAELKEQELSAEAESSPRVEYKKLSDRTKDPITPETTESLDVIESGLEKALIERFGENLVCRVWKEVFSQEEQASNIRTNIVDGMGYGSTDTTQDCHLLFDDHSNDTFDSGVFSLTELPTDPDISLEQTLATKGNEHSPKERSQSLTMLEQTQVLSELQTDLNSSAHLSQDLATQCRQSPTESAQTLSSPKDQEDYSLIKERSVTHQETGRQIEDCAAPHKESFNQSAHPSHKHLCPSSEKLKESDSLVWWSILHILSHIIRLVTCALLVGGLFVIVFLYDFPTIFSLYIFSLCWWFYKWNRHRATTKKGMVS, from the exons ATGGAGGCTCTGCACGTCCGGCCGCTGGTGGTGGATGGGGCGGCGGTTGACGAGGAGGAGCTGGGAAAAGGTGTTGAGCGGGATGAGGGGGGGGCGGAGGCCTTGTCTCCTTCCGGCTCCACCACAGACGAGGAAGCGAACGAGGACTCGGAACCGGAGCCCCCGCCGGTGGTCCGGAGGAAGGTGTCGTTTGCGGACGCGTTTGGCCTCAACCTGGTGTCGGTTAAGGAGTTTGACAACGTTGAGGTGACGGAGCCAGAGCACATCCGGGTCGACGAGAGGGAAGTGACCCACTCGTTGGAGGAGTACTACATGTCTTGTCTGTTTACAGTCCCCTCATCCCCAGAGGAGCTGGACCACAGGGTGAAGACGCAGATGCTAGAGCTGGAGAGCATTGAGCTCCTCCCAGGAACCACCACCCTCCGTGGCATCGTCAGGGTGGCCAACCTCTGCTACAGCAAACACGTCTACGCCCGGGTCACGCTGGATCGCTGGAACAGTTTCTTTGACCTGCAGGCAGAGTACGTCCCTGGGTCCAGCGACTGGAAAACGGACAGGTTTACCTTCAAGTACACCCTGGTGCCTCCCTTTGAGAGAGACGGGACCAGGGTGGAGTTCTGCCTCTGTTATGAAACTTCATCGGGCACATTCTGGGCTAATAACCAGAGCATGAACTATGTGCTGTTTTGTCACCAAAAAGGGCTCATGAAGGAGTATGGGCCTCAGACGCCAGACGAGAACACCGGCTACAAGAGCAAGAGGAGCTGTCTCAAAGCCAACAG GAACGGAAGTGCAGAGGAAAGGACCAGGGAGACTGTTAGCACGGCAACAGTTGCTTCAG aagcAACACATAAAGCAGAAAGGGCTGAGAGAAAGACAATGGACAAGCCAGATGTGCAGTCGTTAATAAACTACGAAGTACGCAAACCACGG GTGGAAAGCATAAAGAGCAGACACAGAGCGACACGTTTGGCACGTGTGCAGGACTACTTCTCACAGAGGAGGCAGCAAGCACCGAAGGCATTTGCACATGACTCAGCCGACGGCCAGAAAGTTTCACAGCCCATGCCGGCTGCGTGGGGCCCCGACTCCGCCAGTGTCCTCTTTAAAGGCCAAAAGACACAACCGGACGAGGCTCCAAAGGTCCTCACATACCATGAGATTCCTTTGCTCACGCTGGACTGGAACAATGATAGGCCGCAGCAGTGTGGGGCCGCTGATGCGGATGATATCTGGACTGGAAGAGATAAAATTACCTTGTCACATGCGTTGCAGGAAAACGCGCCTTCTGTTAATAACATGTGGGATGCCTTCCTCAACGGCGCAGGTGATACCAACATTAAAGAGAGCTCCGTGTGGCAGGCTTTTCAAAACGGGCCGAGCCACGGGGACCATTCTGGCGTCCCGGAGTCAGAATGGCTGCAGTCGGCAGCGTCAGTGTCTCCCTCAAACGATAAGGAGCTCCAAACTCAATATGCAAGCAGTCAAGAGTTTGGAGGATTTCGGGTGGGCGCAGGTGCACCCGCCGCCGTACAAGCACACACCTTAGCTGCACGTCAGGCGCTGTCAGGCACTTGCGAAACTCAGTTGCCTAATGCAGCCTTGAACACTGAAGACCACGAGCGGGCAGAGGTATGTGTCAGCAGCCCAAGAGATGACAACATAGAGACACGAGATGCACCCCAAAGGTCACAGACAAACTCTGTAACAGACACTCCACAGGAATTTAGCCTCAAGGGGGCACCGCCTGTGTCCGAGGACTCTGCTGACAGTTCAACTGAGTGTCACAGGCATGCGGTCCGGGAGCAAGAAAGAGAGGGAATAATAGAAGTAGCAGAAGGAATAGTAGGCGATGAGCCCTTCACATGGCGCACAGCTGACTTGGTAACAAGCTCAGGGGAGTCGGAGACAACAGACATGACAGCAATGCCAGAGTCTCAGAATGCCAGCGCCGGTGATAGGATCTCACAGGGAGCAAGGCTGGCTGAGGGTCTTTCTTCCAGCGGGGAAGGGGAGGTTACAGGTACGGCGCACAATGCGATAGATGACATGCTGGCATTTAGGGAGACAATCAGACAGGGGACAAAGGATGAGGCGAGGAACGCCTTTTCCACATCCAGGGCGGAGGGAGGGATTACGACGCACTATGCGGAAAATAAAGTAtctacagaggaggaggtatTTAGGCCACAGGAAACCGAGGAGTGTGAAATCTCCCCAAGGTATGCAGATGAGATTCAGCGTGAGAAAGCAGGACTGAGACAAAACAGCGAAAACCCATTACAGGATGGCGATGAAAGCGAAACGAGACCTGCACAGTCACACGCAGATGGAGCCGATCCAAAGCAGACACGCGAGGAACATTTTGAACGGAACAAAATTATGGCAACTGAACTGAACAAGGACGCCTCCTCAAATAAGGACACGGAAGTATTAGACGGGCATTCTTGGCAACACGATGACAAACAACTCAACTCATCGCTGCCGGCGGGAAGCACATCAGCGGTTTTGGAAGTACACGACGAACAGGCGAGGCCGGTCCAAGCAGGTGACGAGCAATGTGATGAGAAGAGGGAGCACTCGGCACCGAGACAAGCAGAGGAAAGCATGGCGATGACATCAGAAATAGGTGAAGAGGAGGTCTTGAATGAGACAAAGGAGGAAATAAGCTGGAGCACTGATGGAATCAGTGAGGAGCAACATAAAGTGAAACCATCAACAGATACAAGACCTACAGTGGAATCAAAGGAAGTAAAAATGGTTTTCCAAAGTGACTATGACACTTTGAGGTTCTGTCCAACAGATAAATACAACCCAAACTCCTTAGAGATAGTTGAACCGAGGTGGATTCACTCACAGACGGACATGAAGGGTCAAAAAGAGGCTATAGGAAGTGAAACAATCCCGGAAGAAGTTAGGGCAAAGGAGAGCGTCGCAAAGGAAGACACTTCAACAGAGCGCCAACCTGAGACATCAGAGAGAATAGGAGAAGATATGTGTCAGGAAGACGAAGATGAGAGGGTGAGTATTGGAGAGCTGGAAATAGAAGCAATGAGGGAGCTGATGGGTAATGTTGAGAGCCCttggggggagagggagaataCAGCAGCCGAATTGAAAGAACAGGAGTTGTCAGCAGAAGCTGAGAGCTCCCCACGTGTTGAATATAAAAAACTGTCAGACAGAACAAAAGACCCTATTACACCAGAAACGACGGAATCACTCGACGTGATAGAGTCGGGGTTGGAGAAGGCGCTCATAGAGAGATTTGGAGAAAATTTGGTCTGCAGGGTTTGGAAAGAGGTCTTCAGTCAAGAAGAACAAGCGTCTAATATACGCACAAATATTGTTGATGGAATGGGTTACGGCTCGACTGACACTACACAAGACTGCCATCTCCTTTTTGACGACCACTCGAATGACACTTTTGATTCGGGAGTATTTTCTTTGACAGAATTACCAACAGACCCAGATATAAGTCTAGAGCAAACCCTAGCGACAAAAGGCAATGAACACTCCCCAAAAGAAAGAAGTCAGTCTCTTACCATGTTAGAACAAACTCAGGTTCTCTCTGAATTACAGACAGATTTAAATTCAAGTGCTCATCTCAGTCAAGATCTCGCCACTCAGTGCAGGCAGTCACCGACTGAGTCAGCCCAAACTCTCAGCTCTCCAAAGGATCAGGAAGACTACTCTCTAATAAAAGAAAGATCAGTCACTCATCAAGAGACAGGTAGACAAATAGAAGACTGTGCAGCCCCTCACAAAGAGAGTTTTAATCAGTCAGCCCATCCATCTCACAAACACTTGTGTCCCTCCTCTGAGAAATTAAAAGAGTCCGACAGTCTCGTGTGGTGGAGTATATTACACATCCTCAGTCACATTATCAGACTGGTAACCTGCGCCCTCTTAGTTGGCGGATTATTCGTCATCGTTTTCCTGTACGATTTCCCAACAATCTTCTCCCTCTAcatattttcattgtgttggTGGTTTTACAAGTGGAACAGACACCGGGCGACGACTAAAAAAGGGATGGTGAGTTAG